From the genome of Candidatus Dormiibacterota bacterium:
TCGAAACGGCCGACCGTCCAGGTGGGGGATCCGTTCACCGAGAAGCAGCTGCTCGAGGCGTGTCTCGAGGTCATGAAGTCGCCGGGCGTCGTCGTCGGCATCCAGGACATGGGGGCGGCCGGTCTCACCTGCTCGACGGTCGAGATGGCGGCGCGCGCCGGAACCGGCATGGAGATCGATCTCGACAAGGTGCCGCTGCGCGAGGAGGGGATGACCCCCTACGAGATCATGCTGTCGGAGTCGCAGGAGCGGATGCTCCTGGTCGCGACGCCCCAGAGCCAGAGGCGCGTGCGCGAGGTGTTCGAGAAGTGGGACCTCGACGCCTCGATCGTCGGCCGGGTCACCGACACCGGCCGGGTGCGCGTGTCGTTCAAGGGGAAGCAGGTCGCCGACGTTCCCGCAAAGGCCCTGGTCGACGACGCGCCCCGTTACCGCCGTCCGAGCGCCAGGCCGTCGTGGCAGGACGCCGTCGCGAGCCTGGCGACCAGCGCTTTGGCCGACATCTCGGACGGCACGAAGGCGCTTCTGGCCCTCTCGACCTCCCTCAATCTCTGCAGCCGGGAGGACGTCTATACCGAGTACGACCACATGGTGCGCAGCAACACGGTCGTCCGGCCAGGGTCGGACGCCGCGGTCATCCGGCTGAAGGGGACCCGGTTCGCCCTGGCGCTGACGGTCGACTGCAACGCCCGCTACTGCTGGCTCGACCCGGCCGAAGGGGCGCGTCTGGCGGTGGCGGAGGCGGCGCGCAACCTGGCCTGCTCGGGGGCCGTGCCGATCGGCACGACCGACTGCCTGAACTTCGGCAACCCGGAGAAGCCGGAGGTGATGTGGCAGTTCGAGCAGGCGATCGACGGGATCGCCGACGCCTGCCGCGCGCTCGAGGCGCCGATCGTCGGCGGCAACGTGTCGTTCTACAACGAGACCGAGGGGAAGGGGATCCACCCCACGCCCACCATCGCCATGGTCGGGTTCCTGGACGACGTGAAGGGGGCGGTCACCCAGTGGTTCAAGAAGGAGGGGGACCGGGTGTTCCTGCTCGGCGACGCCGCGGGGAGTCTTTCGGGGAGCGAGTACCTGGCGCTCCTGCACGGCCGCGAGGCGGGCCGCCCGCACCCGGTCGATCTCGGACGCGAGAAGAGGCTGCACAACCTGCTGCGCGCCGCGCGCGACGCCGGATTGATCCTCTCCGCGCACGACTGCGCCGAGGGGGGGCTCGCCTTCGCCCTCCTGGAGTGCTGCATCACCTCGCCCGTCTCCGCCGTCGGCGCCGACCTCGCGCTGGAGGCTCCGGGACGTCTCGACGAGCTCCTGTTCGGCGAGGCTCCGACACGCGTCGTCGTCTCCGCTCCTCCGGATGCGCGCGCCCGGCTGGAGCAGATGGCGAACACGGCCTCGGTGCCGATCCGCCTGCTCGGCAAGGTCGGCGGCGACCGCCTGACCATCAAGGCCGGCGGCGGCCGCGTCGTCGACTGCGAGATCCCCCCCGCGCGCGCCGCCTGGCGCGCCGCGCTCGCCGGGCACCTCAAGGGCTGAACCGCCCTCCGATCAGTCGGCTGGCGCCTCCGAAGCCGCGTAACGCGCCGCTCCGAGCAGCGCGAGGGAATCGTTGAGGACGACGCGTAACGGCATCGCCTCGAGGAGCGGCCGCATGCGGCCTTTCGCAACGAAGGCCTTGACGAAGGCCGGGCCGCGCAGCCTCGTCAGGATCTTGGGGGCGATGCCGCCGCCGACGTACACGCCGCCGGTCGCCATGACCTTCAAGGCGAGATTGCCGGTTTCGGCGCCGTAGAGCGTCACGAACAGATCGAGGGCGTCCGAGCAGAGGCGCGAGCGTCCGGCGAGCGCCACGGTCG
Proteins encoded in this window:
- the purL gene encoding phosphoribosylformylglycinamidine synthase subunit PurL, with translation MEPQVTRELALQHGMTAEEYDLAVKALGRPPTYTELGIVSVMWSEHCSYKSSRVHLKRLPTEGPRLVQGPGENAGIVEIGEGIAAVFKMESHNHPSYVEPFQGAATGVGGILRDIFTMGARPIASLNSLRFGSLAEPRMRYLVGGVVSGIASYGNSIGVPTVGGEIYFHPSYNGNILVNVFSLGIARLDKIHKGTASGPGNPVIYVGSKTGRDGIHGASLLASSEFDATSESKRPTVQVGDPFTEKQLLEACLEVMKSPGVVVGIQDMGAAGLTCSTVEMAARAGTGMEIDLDKVPLREEGMTPYEIMLSESQERMLLVATPQSQRRVREVFEKWDLDASIVGRVTDTGRVRVSFKGKQVADVPAKALVDDAPRYRRPSARPSWQDAVASLATSALADISDGTKALLALSTSLNLCSREDVYTEYDHMVRSNTVVRPGSDAAVIRLKGTRFALALTVDCNARYCWLDPAEGARLAVAEAARNLACSGAVPIGTTDCLNFGNPEKPEVMWQFEQAIDGIADACRALEAPIVGGNVSFYNETEGKGIHPTPTIAMVGFLDDVKGAVTQWFKKEGDRVFLLGDAAGSLSGSEYLALLHGREAGRPHPVDLGREKRLHNLLRAARDAGLILSAHDCAEGGLAFALLECCITSPVSAVGADLALEAPGRLDELLFGEAPTRVVVSAPPDARARLEQMANTASVPIRLLGKVGGDRLTIKAGGGRVVDCEIPPARAAWRAALAGHLKG